In Brachypodium distachyon strain Bd21 chromosome 2, Brachypodium_distachyon_v3.0, whole genome shotgun sequence, one genomic interval encodes:
- the LOC100830724 gene encoding calvin cycle protein CP12-2, chloroplastic: MASALTGVSLSTPATFAAATARGDRPQVAPARVTLRSMVMGRGTVACRAGGPSTPPGISDKMSESIKEAQEACSEDSASGECAAAWDEVEELSAAASHARDKLKESDPLENYCKENPETDECRTYDS; encoded by the coding sequence ATGGCGTCTGCACTGACCGGCGTGAGCCTGTCTACCCCCGCGAcgttcgcggcggccacggccaggGGCGACAGGCCGCAGGTGGCGCCGGCCCGCGTCACGCTCAGGTCGATGGTGATGGGCCGCGGCACGGTCGCGTGCAGGGCCGGTGGGCCGTCCACGCCGCCGGGCATCTCGGACAAGATGTCGGAGAGCATCAAGGAGGCCCAGGAGGCGTGCTCGGAGGACAGCGCCAGCGGGGAgtgcgcggcggcgtgggACGAGGTGGAGGAGCTGAGCGCGGCGGCCAGCCACGCCCGCGACAAGCTCAAGGAGTCCGACCCGCTGGAGAACTACTGCAAGGAGAACCCCGAGACCGACGAGTGCCGCACCTACGACAGCTGA